AAGATATACCGATCTATTTGTTGCATTTGATAAATCATTGGTTGATTTTATTTTAAATTTATTTTATTATAGTTATCACTAGTAGTTTTTCATATTAAAACTACCTGAATTCGGTTCATTCGAATAAGCCTTTAGGCCTTTGTTAAGCATTTTGAAAGCAGAGTGTTTAATTAGGGTCTAAATTTTTATTTTCAAATTTAATAAATTAACATTTTATGAAGTTTTTTTGTTGACAAAAATTATTTTTCGTTATATTATTTTTATATGAAATCGAATTTTAAAGGAGATTTAATATGAAAATAATAATATTCCAAAAACAAATATGCAAGAAACAACAAAAATTAATAACAAAAGCACAACAAACAATCAAAAGAGAATAGACTTTTTAAAGAACCTTAAAACGTTGAGAATGGGTTTGAATGGTGTAAACAAAAATCTTAATGGCTATGGGTATAAGTATCAAGATTTTAATGAAATAGTAAGGGAAGTTAAGAATTTTATTAAGGAACATGATCTAGATATTGATTTTGTACAGTATCCAACTACAAAGAGTGTTGATGGTAATTTAGTAGATGTTGTTACAACAACATTTTATAGTCCTTTAAGTGGATATTAACATTCATTTGATACATCAACACATATAAAAGAATTGAAGTCTTTTGGGATCAAAAGTCAAAATACATGGCCGCAGCTTGTGGGGTCTGCAGCAACTTATTTCAAACGTTATGCACTAGTTGCATATTTGTCAATAGAAAGTGAAGTTGATATTGATGCTAGTAATTTAGATATTGAACAAAGGAACAATAAAGAACAAATTGAAAATAATATTTCTAATAGTGAAGATAGTAGTACAGACAAACCATCTATAGATGTAACAAAAGCAAGATCAATAGAAATTAGAGTACAAAATCTTTAAATTGTTTTGAAATTTTATTTATATTTATTCTATTATCTTTAAATTTATTTTTGTTTTTTGAAATAGATATGTACGTCTTGTGTCTTTGCCTTTAGATATAAAATAAACATGATGTACTCTCATAATAGATTTATATTCATTTTCACTAATTACTATTTCTCTGATGCAAATATTACTTCGCTTCTTTGCAACATTTACACGTAAACTATAAAATACCCCATCATTATTGCTTTTTTCTTGTGATATATCAGCAAGTTTGACATTTTGTATCTCTACTCCTCTACAATCAGTTATTGATAATATGTATACGAACCATCCAGAAATTGGATCTATAGCTTGAAGTTTTGTGATGCAGCATTTTACAAGTTTTGTTGTCTTTTCATTCAGATAGAATCTTATAGGAGTGGATTTAGGTTTAGTATTTCTATTTTTAAGTTTACTTATTAACTAATGATTTTAAAAATTATAAAATGGTTAATTAATATATTAACAAATACTTATAAGTTTAGTCAATTTTTTAGCCCTTTCATTGTATGTTAAAAATGGCATGTAGTTTGATTGTAATTAGTAGAAGATATGGTTTAAATATTTTTGGAATAAATATTTAAGATACTTGTTCCTATTTTTTACAAATACTTGCTTTTTTGCTTCCTATTTTTTTGATACTCTATTTTAAGCCTAAGACTTTGTGCAATGATAATATCTTTCCTCTATCTTTCTTTTGTTAACCTACTTTTTATCATAGGTTAACATAAAGTCAACTTCCTTTACTTTTTATAAACTTTTAATTTATTACTTCCTTACAATAAAATCAAAATTTATCTTTGAGACCTGAAATATCAAGTGTTTTAAATGTTATAAAAATTTCTTCAGGATCGCTATGAGCGAGAAATATGTCCCTTAAATTTTGCACAAAGAATAAATCTATCTGGTTTTCTTTAGTTCCATATTGTTTCTTTGTATCTTGACATGAAAGATTTATGCCACAATCAATGCCATCGCTTATATATTTAATTAAAGTTTTTTCAGATGCATTTTTTGATCTTCTTTTCTCTAGCCAATTATAAGCTTCAGTCCAATCTTTATCTAGTTCTTTCTTTTTATCGGGATTCTTTTCAATCCAAGAAATCAATTTATCATAGTTTTCTACGTACGTTTGTATTTCGTCAAAATCTTTTCTTATGTCTTTACCGCTTTTATGTTTTTTGATTGCTTCTCTTGCTAATTCTGCATATTTGTTAAATCTATGAATAATGGTATTGAAATTCTTAGTTTTATATGTTTGTTGTGAGTTTGTAGTTAGTGCTAAACCTTTTCCTTCGTGTACTTTATCTGCACAAGAATAAATTAGTATTAGACTATAAATTAGTATGTGTTTTAGATATTTATACATATAATATTCTCCTTGTTTTTAAGTATACTATTAGTTATTTTGGTTTGTATAGAAATTTTAAAAAAAAAGATTTGCTTTTAATTTTATCTTTATTCTTCTATTTCACAATTACTTGATGCTTGATCTTTAAATTGTTCTAAATTATCACTATTACTTTCAAAATAACCTTTTAAACTTTGAAAGTTTAATGTTTTGTTATAAAGTTTATGTTAACTAAAATTAATTTTTGTTAAATTATAAGGTTGAAGAGATATGAATAAAGTAAAAAGAGCATATGAAGATTATGCCATGTATTTTGAAGAATGTCGATTAAATGATGCTGAAATAGCGAAAGAGCTTTGTGTTTCACGAGCTAATGTAAGTAAAATGAGACAAAAATGGGAAAGTAGTAAAGATAATCAGCAAGAGTTTTATAGTGATAATAAAGTAACCATTTGTAAAACTACTCTTAATAGTATCTTAGATTGAGTACTTGAAACCAATGCCAAAGCACGTGAGCTTAGAAGTCAATTTAGTATAACGAAAAGTCAACTTGGACTTAAGTTTATGAAGGCATTTAATAATTATTTAGAATTAGAACTTGAGGATTGTATAGAAGAAATAAATCTATTGGAGAGAGAGATTAAAATGATTCAAAATAAAGGAAATAGTAGAGAACTTCAAGATAAGAAGATTAAGCTTAAAGATTTGAAACGTGAGAAAGAAGATAAAACAATGAAATTATGTTATGAAACAATGAAGAAACTCAAAATTGCAGACTTAGATGAGAGTAGATTTAAGTTTGGAGGATAAGTAAATGGATATATATAGTAGTAGTATTTTTAAGTATATGCAAAGGGAATATAAGCGTGAATTTGGGATTGATATTGCGTCTTTTATTAAACCAAAACCAGTATTTGTTGATTTTAAAAGCTTTGAAAACAGGTTCTTAACTAAAAAACAACGTAAAGTGTTAAGTGCTATTGAAAAGAATAATCAAAACAAAGTTATTTTATCAGGTGGAATTTCAAGTGGTAAAACATTTTTGGCTTGTTATTTATTCTTAAAAACTTTACTTAAAAATAGGCATCTTTATAGTCAAGATACCAATAATTTTATATTAGGCAACTCACAGAAAGCATTAGAAATTAATGTTACAGGCCAGTTTAAAAATCTTGCTAATATGCTTAAAATACCTTTTGTTCCCAAATATTCAAATACGTCATATTTTGAAATCAATTCTTTAAGGGTTAATTTATATGGTGGAGATAATACTTCTCTTTGTGTTTTAGAGAAGGTGTCGGATAAGTATTATGCATTTATATTTCAAGATTAAAAACCAGCTGTTGATCCATATGTTATGAATACAATAAAGGTAATAATGGAGAATTTAAATGTTAATACACTTTATATTGAGGATAGAGATGATGTTAAAGGAGCTGGGGCTTTTGCATGTGAATATGTTAGACTTCGAGATAATATGGAAAATTACTTTAGAATTGCACCAACAAGACCTAAAACAGATAAATACGCAAGAATTGTTTCTTTATTAACACCATTTACTTATAACAAGATGCATTTATTAGATTATAGTAGTAGTTCTGTATTTAGTGATATTTATTCATATAATGGAAATGGCAAAGTTCATGATGATGCTCTTGATGCATTATCAGCAGCATATTTAATTTTGTCTTTAAATTATCGTGATAGAAGTCGACATTTTACTAAATTTACTTTCATTTAGCTTATAAATTATTGTATAATAATTACATAAGGAGATTCTTTATGGAGTATATGCAAATGGAACCTGTAATTACTAGACAGATGGTACTAAATGAGCTTGTAAAAGCGGGTATTAATAGAGAGATTGCAGATGATTTGTCTTATAGATATTATAAAAATGAGCTTACTACTAAAGATCTTCAATATTTAGAAAGTAATTTTAACCTTAAACTGGAAATATTAGAGCGTGGTTTAAAGGCTGAGATTAGAGAACTTGATACTAAGATTGATACCGTAGAGAATAATTTAAATATTAAGATAGATATTAAATTTACAGAACTTGATAACAAAATAGATACTGTTGAAAATAACCTAAAATCAGATATTAAAGACCTTGATACTAAAATAGATGCTAAATTTACGGAGCTTGATAATAAGATAGGTATTGTTAGGAAAGATATTGAATTGAATAAAGTGGAACTTAATAGTAAATTAAAATTACATGCTTGGATGTTTGGGACTATTATTACCATTAATGTAGGAATATTTATAGCATTAATATCTATGCTATATGCATTGTTTATAAAGTAAATTTAAATAAGTAAATATTTCTTCTATATAAAGAATAGGTTTAATTTTTTTTGCAATTTTTATAATTTTTGCTATTTCTTTAGCAAGAATAAAAAATTGATCTATAGTTATTTTTTGTATATTGAATAAGGTTAAAT
The nucleotide sequence above comes from Borrelia duttonii Ly. Encoded proteins:
- a CDS encoding Mlp family lipoprotein, which gives rise to MYKYLKHILIYSLILIYSCADKVHEGKGLALTTNSQQTYKTKNFNTIIHRFNKYAELAREAIKKHKSGKDIRKDFDEIQTYVENYDKLISWIEKNPDKKKELDKDWTEAYNWLEKRRSKNASEKTLIKYISDGIDCGINLSCQDTKKQYGTKENQIDLFFVQNLRDIFLAHSDPEEIFITFKTLDISGLKDKF
- the bdr gene encoding Bdr family repetitive protein → MEYMQMEPVITRQMVLNELVKAGINREIADDLSYRYYKNELTTKDLQYLESNFNLKLEILERGLKAEIRELDTKIDTVENNLNIKIDIKFTELDNKIDTVENNLKSDIKDLDTKIDAKFTELDNKIGIVRKDIELNKVELNSKLKLHAWMFGTIITINVGIFIALISMLYALFIK